Proteins encoded within one genomic window of Plasmodium cynomolgi strain B DNA, chromosome 11, whole genome shotgun sequence:
- a CDS encoding hypothetical protein (putative) has translation MKSNNQYPPKNNGSYRNNTSDNDKGVSNENTPSYPLTSNNANMFARGMEDRSHSPSNGAPMSQSNRGGTTNNVMKNLSKSSPINYPLNNQSFYNQQNMLYSNNGLSKSGYGSTNSQPMMHNVKMVTAMRKASDSLVQDMNDPLNKPFVSMNYSNFPSNIKGRVDENVGNFPQVTYRNVIQNNNEAVVKNGLIASDMSTSANGGTTHTINNVKNLSRINTVDFINRVNASAQLNNVMGRNSGKAFSNLSNMHSNMNMYHVKNAIAGEVPSGVSDVMLINGNKLNDTVHGNVNKGLHHVSSNLNMNLAPFGGAHGYPVMCGSNGGRNNMPHVSGMGGMAAMANMNGANYNMSNLKNSIGNLNRGSANSASGGKILSPNLSGYPGALGSLGVSSSHNADDVEIMQASGNSPSSAITIEPSKTKSYRKSNSKVNPNELNETKGKGNNSVVSNTPVMNNHLRSDMRSGAATKDQHGFLVENGKNNSSQDPYSAHNSDGNFDGSANAGGTAHGIHNVNGGMSGGMSGGMNGGMNSGMNSGMKSGPPGHGSSGKPQMNPNAGANEQNANLLSGRSFLQSGGSIPGVQNKNGLTPQYDANNVQGDKAENGRANNVIGDPKEDTNSLMNNNSVLLEKTKKRKRKEKGKEQGTEQDTPPKGTKRKSKNAQNNSEQTRITNNDANSLQDVASSHLVNTMANSGNGTEMINDPLNNKISKRKLKENNAEKAKSDEKKRKKKMESTNAGSSYPSGQQNSEVGQTSEYLTEDRNGFYISSSVAHENMNNGVISTYGSANYVNNPINRSPRSDYYNSFNQDRRAEVPNVSSNWGERENIKMMNGNQVDGAVNPNLVKGGRYNPNMSDGNTSMNDFVNEQFRENNNAQILRDAHLSNSAQGTTHSYMGVEASKQVNDNLTHMVVQKGNNKMYKKEQFQQREQFQQREQFQQREQFQQREQLQQREQLQQREQLQQREQLLRKDQINVDPKFVWLFLNKEFSENKNKYAGFLPLFNSYYPNKLNELICQLEEYSLLSYAHVMSDAHALQRKYLGGFSPGAVGTGDHAASITSVANAAHGANGANTANTANAANNANNASSANTANAAACASSAYSDGHIDNKLLNNINSNFNELIKNFSIESGPALNAPLGEVENPGKGKRRRKSGNSAGKAKKEGAAKESGTKESGTKEKRAKKGPTTENGSGAQIDSTVNVESSGSIERRVNAEDTMNLGSVANVESSVNCESSLKPEDALNCEKDKGKVDNAPTSGTTKKPRKPRTSKKNASANASTPQVLINEQGQMVPVESAQAGETTNSYFLNANGSIVSENASDVMNLLLKSNIGNTETSLISSKNECDSVYKGNENSIGKGMASICDNTMSNQGNLQKDENDPNKLGNTLNDMNSSGKNGKVKKYRKKKDNNKLALEDKGDITTSAMDSTYMENEKKKKKKKK, from the exons ATGAAGTCGAATAATCAATACCCACCCAAAAACAACGGCAGCTACCGAAACAACACATCAGATAATGACAAAGGTGTAAGTAATGAAAATACCCCCAGCTACCCGCTAACCAGTAACAATGCGAACATGTTCGCCAGGGGTATGGAGGACAGGAGTCACAGCCCATCGAATGGAGCACCGATGAGTCAGAGCAACAGAGGGGGAACTACAAATAatgttatgaaaaatttgtccAAATCTTCGCCCATTAATTATCCATTAAATAACCAGTCGTTTTACAACCAACAGAATATGCTCTATAGTAACAATGGCTTGAGCAAGAGTGGGTATGGAAGTACGAACAGCCAGCCAATGATGCATAATGTCAAAATGGTGACAGCTATGCGGAAGGCTAGTGACAGTTTAGTCCAAGACATGAATGACCCCCTGAACAAACCCTTCGTATCCATGAATTATAGCAATTTCCCCAGTAACATCAAAGGACGGGTGGATGAAAACGTAGGGAATTTTCCCCAAGTAACTTATCGTAAtgttatacaaaataataatgaggcagttgtaaaaaatggactcATTGCATCAGACATGAGCACTAGTGCTAATGGGGGCACCACCCACACCATCAacaatgttaaaaatttgagtAGAATAAATACGGTGGATTTTATTAATCGTGTTAATGCCTCTGCCCAGTTGAATAACGTAATGGGGAGAAACAGTG GTAAggcattttcaaatttgagTAATATGCATAGCAATATGAACATGTACCATGTGAAGAATGCTATAGCTGGTGAGGTGCCTAGTGGGGTGTCCGATGTTATGCTTATCAACGGGAATAAATTAAACGACACCGTCCATGGAAATGTAAATAAAGGCTTACACCATGTGAGCAGTAACCTGAACATGAACTTGGCCCCGTTCGGTGGTGCCCACGGTTATCCTGTGATGTGCGGTAGCAATGGTGGTAGGAATAATATGCCCCATGTGAGTGGCATGGGGGGGATGGCCGCCATGGCGAATATGAACGGAGCCAATTACAACATgagcaatttaaaaaattccattgGGAATCTAAACAGAGGTAGCGCAAACAGCGCAAGTGGCGGCAAAATTTTGAGCCCCAATTTGAGCGGTTACCCAGGCGCGTTGGGCAGCCTTGGTGTTAGCAGCAGCCACAACGCGGATGATGTGGAAATTATGCAAGCCAGTGGGAACAGCCCCAGCAGCGCTATAACCATTGAGCCCTCCAAAACGAAGAGCTACAGAAAGAGTAACAGCAAAGTTAACCCAAACGAGCTAAATGAAACAAAAGGTAAAGGAAACAACAGTGTCGTTAGTAACACACCGGTCATGAATAACCACCTTAGGAGTGACATGCGTTCCGGTGCAGCCACGAAGGACCAACATGGGTTCCTCGtagaaaatgggaaaaataattcaagtCAGGACCCGTACAGCGCACACAACTCGGATGGCAATTTCGACGGTAGCGCAAATGCAGGAGGAACGGCTCACGGCATACACAACGTGAACGGCGGTATGAGCGGCGGCATGAGCGGCGGCATGAACGGCGGCATGAATAGCGGCATGAATAGCGGCATGAAGAGTGGCCCCCCCGGCCACGGCTCCAGCGGCAAGCCACAGATGAACCCAAATGCCGGCGCCAATGAGCAAAATGCGAATCTCCTAAGCGGAAGGAGTTTCTTGCAAAGCGGAGGAAGTATCCCAGGAGTACAAAATAAGAATGGTTTGACCCCCCAGTATGACGCTAATAACGTCCAAGGAGATAAAGCAGAAAATGGAAGAGCTAACAATGTCATAGGTGACCCGAAAGAGGACACGAATTCCTTGATGAATAATAACTCTGTTTTATtggagaaaacgaaaaagagaaagagaaaggagaaaggaaaggagCAGGGGACGGAACAGGACACCCCCCCCAAGGGtaccaaaaggaaaagcaaaaatgcgcaaaataACTCTGAACAGACTAGGATAACGAACAACGATGCGAATTCTTTACAGGACGTGGCGAGTAGCCATTTGGTTAATACTATGGCAAATTCGGGGAACGGTACAGAAATGATTAACGATCCATTGAATAACAAAATATCGAAGAGAAAGCTAAAAGAGAATAATGCGGAGAAGGCAAAaagtgacgaaaaaaaaagaaaaaaaaagatggaaTCAACAAATGCGGGAAGTAGTTACCCATCGGGACAACAGAACAGCGAGGTGGGTCAAACGAGTGAATATCTTACCGAGGATCGAAACGGGTTCTACATAAGTTCGAGTGTGGCAcatgaaaatatgaacaatgGTGTGATAAGCACCTACGGAAGTGCTAACTATGTGAATAACCCTATTAACAGGTCTCCTCGGAGTGATTATTACAACAGTTTTAATCAAGACAGACGAGCGGAAGTACCTAACGTAAGTAGCAACTGGGgtgaaagggaaaatataaaaatgatgaacggCAACCAGGTAGACGGTGCAGTTAACCCTAACCTTGTAAAAGGGGGTAGGTACAACCCCAACATGTCAGATGGTAATACCAGTATGAACGATTTCGTGAATGAGCAGTttagagaaaataataatgcgCAGATCCTACGCGATGCACACTTGAGTAATAGTGCCCAGGGAACTACACACAGTTACATGGGAGTCGAAGCGAGCAAACAGGTGAATGACAATTTAACCCACATGGTAgtgcaaaagggaaacaacaaaatgtATAAGAAGGAGCAGTTTCAGCAGAGGGAGCAGTTTCAGCAGAGGGAGCAGTTTCAACAGAGGGAGCAGTTTCAACAGAGGGAGCAGCTTCAACAGAGGGAGCAGCTTCAACAGAGGGAGCAGCTTCAACAGAGGGAGCAGTTATTACGGAAGGATCAAATTAATGTTGACCCCAAATTTGTTTGgctctttttaaataaagaattcagtgaaaataaaaataagtatgCTGGGTTTTTGCCCCTGTTTAATAGCTACTACCCGAATAAGCTGAACGAGTTGATTTGCCAGTTAGAGGAGTACTCCTTGCTAAGCTATGCACACGTTATGAGTGATGCGCACGCGCTGCAGAGGAAGTACTTGGGAGGCTTTAGCCCCGGCGCGGTGGGGACTGGGGACCACGCCGCGAGCATCACGAGCGTGGCGAATGCTGCTCATGGTGCTAATGGTGCTAATACCGCTAATACCGCTAATGCTGCTAATAACGCTAATAACGCTAGTTCTGCTAATACCGCTAATGCGGCAGCTTGCGCAAGCAGTGCCTACAGCGACGGCCACATCGACAATAAGCTACTCAACAATATAAATAGCAATTTTAATGagctcataaaaaattttagcatTGAAAGTGGGCCCGCTCTGAACGCCCCTCTTGGAGAGGTCGAGAACCcggggaaggggaagaggcgGAGAAAGAGTGGCAACAGTGCTGGGAAGGCGAAGAAGGAAGGCGCCGCGAAGGAAAGCGGCACGAAGGAAAGCGGCACGAAGGAGAAACGAGCGAAGAAGGGCCCTACCACGGAGAATGGCAGCGGCGCGCAAATTGACAGCACCGTCAACGTGGAGAGCAGCGGAAGCATAGAAAGAAGGGTCAACGCGGAAGACACCATGAACCTAGGAAGCGTTGCCAATGTGGAGAGCAGCGTGAACTGTGAAAGTAGCCTCAAACCGGAGGACGCCCTCAACTGCGAAAAGGACAAGGGTAAGGTAGACAATGCGCCGACTAGCGGAACGACGAAGAAGCCGAGAAAACCAAgaacaagcaaaaaaaacgcctCCGCTAATGCTAGCACTCCCCAAGTGTTAATAAACGAACAGGGACAAATGGTACCTGTAGAAAGTGCGCAAGCGGGGGAAACAACAAACAGCTACTTTCTCAATGCGAATGGATCGATCGTGAGTGAAAACGCGAGTGATGTGATGAACCTCCTTCTGAAGAGTAACATAGGGAACACAGAAACGAGCCTCATaagcagtaaaaatgaatgcgACTCTGTTTATAAAGGAAACGAAAATTCAATTGGGAAAGGAATGGCCAGCATATGTGACAATACCATGAGTAACCAAGGGAACTtgcaaaaggatgaaaatgaTCCGAACAAACTTGGTAACACGTTAAATgatatgaacagttcaggtaaaaatggaaaagtgaaaaagtataggaaaaaaaaagataataaCAAATTGGCGTTAGAAGATAAAGGAGACATAACAACATCTGCAATGGATAGCACCTATAtggaaaatgagaagaaaaaaaaaaaaaaaaagaaatga
- a CDS encoding transport protein Sec24 (putative), producing the protein MANRGSGNMKGNEGAYPPNYYHPAQAMQPGIYGMNKGNMGGPPLSDNMYGDGSTPNTYLSNQGQYRGVASQFVPIMNNNNTLKPGGNVLGYDNTGGGHVNSVQPIMSDSYQEFLQFNAFSHFVKSSVSYMPANTTLKQKAHVPLGFIIQPLAPIPDGYPELASVNFGNSTVVRCKKCRTYINPFVRFEGGGKKWNCNMCYHVNDTPQFYFTPLDEKGKRKDLFQRPELCTGSVEFIAPSDYMIRPPQPPVYLFLIDVTVTSVNSGLLDVVCSTIKKLLPKNNTASGNDNSGGDMNGKKPFDTRTLIGIMTFDSTVHFYNLNSNLKQTQMMVVPDIQDIFIPLPEDILVNVHECQNVIDVLLDNLPNMWRNNKMADCCAGNALKAAIMVLKKVGGKLVFFLSSAPNIGDLTVSVNRETKEKSSSYKNIYSSGSSSNNVVDSKVKEIEMLTPFNNMYTELAQSITQYQIAVDLFACPLYNLDLATIYPLVKNSGGSLYYYPQFNVHQYSDKLREELLFALTTETAWESVMRIRISRGWKITNWYGNFQFRGVDLLALPNCHSSQNFSIIVDLEENVVQDSVVYVQSALLYTNSNGERRIRLHTYALPVTQNIKTITDSINPQVVVSLLSHQAIDICKKGKIADGRNLIQTLCSQVLSSQLLLSETARLLSIYVLGMLKSVAFRDSGDVPPDLRIYHWSRVQNIPVDSVEAYFYPRMFSLHNLEKHHGNYDDNNAIMFPDTMSLTCENMTQDGCYIWVYEVFGVQSLEQLNSEYAENHLGTSGSPSGVQILNIINALRKIRTPSYMRLLVVKQGDPLEYKFFACLIEDRSQHMMMSLKEFLAKICPKYPQFVPSLNNPHAATLGQFILNMIVEV; encoded by the exons ATGGCAAACAGGGGTAGTGGGAATATGAAGGGAAATGAAGGGGCCTACCCCCCAAATTACTACCACCCAGCGCAAGCAATGCAACCAGGAATATACGGAATGAATAAGGGCAATATGGGTGGGCCTCCTTTGAGTGATAATATGTACGGAGATGGAAGCACCCCCAATACGTATTTAAGTAATCAAGGTCAGTACAGAGGGGTGGCAAGTCAGTTCGTGCCAATAATGAACAATAACAATACATTAAAACCAGGAGGAAATGTCCTAGGGTATGACAACACAGGAGGTGGACATGTAAATAGTGTGCAGCCAATAATGAGCGATTCGTATCAggaatttttacaatttaatgccttttcccattttgttaaaagcTCGGTAAGTTACATGCCAGCCAATACGACCCTAAAACAGAAGGCGCATGTACCCCTAGGGTTTATAATACAACCATTAGCCCCCATTCCAGATGGGTACCCAGAGTTAGCATCCGTCAATTTTGGAAATTCAACAGTTGtaagatgtaaaaaatgtaggaCGTATATTAATCCCTTTGTGAGATTCGAAGGAGGAGGGAAGAAATGGAATTGTAACATGTGTTACCATGTGAATGACACTCCTCAGTTTTATTTCACTCCTTTGGatgagaaaggaaaaaggaaggaccTTTTCCAAAGGCCAGAATTATGCACAGGTAGTGTGGAATTCATCGCGCCAAGTGATTATATGATAAGACCTCCACAGCCACCCGTCTATTTATTCCTCATCGATGTGACAGTGACATCGGTTAACTCAGGTCTACTCGATGTGGTATGCAGCACAATTAAGAAGTTACTACCAAAGAACAACACTGCAAGCGGTAATGATAACAGCGGTGGAGAtatgaatggaaaaaaacctTTCGACACGAGAACACTGATAGGAATCATGACATTCGATTCAACGgtccatttttataaccTAAACTCCAATTTGAAGCAAACACAAATGATGGTCGTGCCAGATATACAGGATATTTTCATCCCCTTGCCGGAAGATATTTTGGTCAACGTACATGAGTGTCAAAATGTGATCGATGTTTTGTTAGATAATTTACCAAATATGTGGaggaataacaaaatggctGATTGTTGTGCAGGCAATGCGTTAAAAGCAGCAATTatggtattaaaaaaagtagggGGAAAactggtattttttttatcctctgCACCTAATATTGGGGACTTAACAGTTAGTGTGAATAGAGAGACAAAGGAGAAGAGTAGCAGTTACAAAAACATTTACAGCTCAGGTAGTTCCAGCAATAATGTGGTGGATTCAAAAGTGAAGGAAATAGAAATGTTAACTCcttttaataatatgtatacagAGTTGGCACAGAGCATTACACAATACCAGATAGCTGTAGATTTGTTTGCCTGCCCTTTGTACAACCTAGACTTAGCAACCATCTACCCTTTAGTAAAGAATTCTGGAGGATCTCTTTATTACTATCCCCAGTTTAATGTACATCAATATAGCGACAAACTGAGGGAGGAGCTCCTATTCGCATTGACCACAGAAACAGCATGGGAATCAGTAATGAGAATAAGGATAAGTAGAGGATGGAAAATTACCAACTGGTATGGGAACTTCCAATTTAGGGGAGTGGACTTATTAGCCCTACCCAATTGTCACTCAAGTCAAAATTTTAGCATCATTGTCGATTTGGAAGAAAACGTAGTACAAGACTCTGTGGTTTATGTGCAATCTGCTTTGTTGTATACAAATTCGAATGGGGAAAGGAGAATAAGGTTACATACCTATGCCCTACCTGTCACTCAGAATATTAAGACGATTACAGATTCTATTAACCCTCAAGTTGTTGTGTCTTTACTTTCTCATCAAGCTATtgatatttgtaaaaaaggaaaaattgcagaTGGGAGAAATTTAATTCAGACTCTATGTTCACAAGTTTTATCTTCCCAGTTACTCCTTTCCGAAACGGCTAGGCTTTTATCCATCTACGTTTTAGGCATGCTTAAGTCGGTTGCTTTTAGGGACAGTGGGGATGTTCCACCTGATCTCCGAATCTATCACTGGTCTAGGGTACAAAATATTCCGGTCGATTCTGTGGAGGCTTATTTTTACCCTAGAATGTTTTCTTTGCACAATTTGGAGAAGCATCACGGGAATTATGATGACAATAATGCTATTATGTTTCCTGACACCATGAGTTTGACTTGCGAGAATATGACTCAGGACGGTTGCTACATT TGGGTCTACGAAGTCTTCGGAGTCCAGTCACTGGAGCAGTTAAATTCGGAATACGCAGAAAATCATTTAG GAACCAGCGGAAGCCCCAGCGGCGTACAAATTCTGAACATAATTAACGCCTTGAGGAAAATAAGAACTCCGTCCTACATGAGGCTGTTAGTTGTAAAGCAAGGAGACCCCCTGGAATATAA ATTTTTCGCGTGCCTAATTGAGGACAGGTCCCAACACATGATGATGtctttaaaagaatttttagCAAAAATTT GCCCGAAATACCCGCAGTTTGTTCCGTCTTTGAATAATCCCCACGCAGCAACCCTGggtc aatttattttaaatatgattGTAGAGGTT